Proteins encoded by one window of Camelus bactrianus isolate YW-2024 breed Bactrian camel chromosome 9, ASM4877302v1, whole genome shotgun sequence:
- the PPP1R14A gene encoding protein phosphatase 1 regulatory subunit 14A isoform X2 has protein sequence MAAQRLGKRVLSKLQSPSRARGPGGSPGGLQKRHARVTVKYDRRELQRRLDVEKWIDGRLEELYRGREADMPDEVNIDELLELESEEERSRKIQGLLKSCLNPTEDFVQELLVKLRGLHKQPGLRQPSPSGDGSLSPLQDCARTAPP, from the exons ATGGCAGCTCAGCGGCTGGGCAAGCGCGTACTGAGCAAGCTGCAGTCTCCATCGCGGGCCCGCGGGCCTGGGGGTAGCCCCGGGGGTCTGCAGAAGCGACACGCGCGTGTCACCGTCAAGTATGATCGGCGGGAGCTGCAGCGGCGGCTGGACGTGGAGAAGTGGATCGACGGGCGCTTGGAAGAGCTGTACCGCGGCAGG GAGGCAGACATGCCTGATGAGGTCAACATCGATGAACTGTTGGAACTAGAGAGTGAAGAGGAGAGAAGCCGGAAAATCCAA GGACTCCTAAAGTCGTGCTTGAACCCCACAGAG GACTTTGTCCAGGAGCTGCTGGTGAAGCTGCGAGGCCTCCACAAGCAGCCAGGCCTCCGCCAACCCAGTCCCTCTGGTGACGGCAGCCTGAGCCCCCTCCAGGACTGTGCCCGGACCGCACCTCCCTGA
- the PPP1R14A gene encoding protein phosphatase 1 regulatory subunit 14A isoform X1 yields the protein MAAQRLGKRVLSKLQSPSRARGPGGSPGGLQKRHARVTVKYDRRELQRRLDVEKWIDGRLEELYRGREADMPDEVNIDELLELESEEERSRKIQIRKMRPREIQSLAQDHTAQREHNWESKPGTPKVVLEPHRGLCPGAAGEAARPPQAARPPPTQSLW from the exons ATGGCAGCTCAGCGGCTGGGCAAGCGCGTACTGAGCAAGCTGCAGTCTCCATCGCGGGCCCGCGGGCCTGGGGGTAGCCCCGGGGGTCTGCAGAAGCGACACGCGCGTGTCACCGTCAAGTATGATCGGCGGGAGCTGCAGCGGCGGCTGGACGTGGAGAAGTGGATCGACGGGCGCTTGGAAGAGCTGTACCGCGGCAGG GAGGCAGACATGCCTGATGAGGTCAACATCGATGAACTGTTGGAACTAGAGAGTGAAGAGGAGAGAAGCCGGAAAATCCAA ataaggaagatgaggcccagagagattcaGTCACTGGCTCAGGATCACACAGCTCAGAGAGAGCACAACTGGGAGTCCAAGCCAG GGACTCCTAAAGTCGTGCTTGAACCCCACAGAG GACTTTGTCCAGGAGCTGCTGGTGAAGCTGCGAGGCCTCCACAAGCAGCCAGGCCTCCGCCAACCCAGTCCCTCTGGTGA